A window of Carassius gibelio isolate Cgi1373 ecotype wild population from Czech Republic chromosome A3, carGib1.2-hapl.c, whole genome shotgun sequence genomic DNA:
TCAGTAATTAATAAtaagataattataataattactagACCAAACAGGTTGTATCCTTACTCATACAATTTGTTGTAAATAGCCTTCACTGTAGATCACTGTAAGTTACACCCcggacaaaataaataataataacagcataaAACCATGAAAAGCTAATTGAGATAAAACATATATAAGCTTAAACGTAATgtctttgaatatatatatatatatatatatatatatatatatatatatatatatctgtaaaattttaaattaagtgcGAACACAGCAGACGAATCATCCGTTATCTGTAAATACTTCCAGTTCCGCCTGATGAGAATTGTcgtaaaaaaaatatagttaaaGCAATGTGTCAGAATCTGGTTGCTGTGTTGTGTATTTTCCCCAAAAAAATTAATgaactaaaaacaaataataataagttaaaatAATGAATTGTCATATATAAACGAGTCTTGTCCTACGATATGAAGAATAGTAATTCTCCCCTTAAACAACCACACAGCGCGTCATAACAAATGCATTGCCTGCGTCTCACAACCTACTTAGACACCTACCTAGGCAGCATATTACGGAGTCGTAAGAGCTTTCCGAGTCCGCTGACTAGAATACCCTAACTGCTGTCTAGGTAGGGAGCTTACTAGGTTTTGACAGCTTCAGCTACTTCCTCATCAGGACAGTCACATGGGAAGGTTACGATCGTTTAAATATGGCTGCTGTTAGAGGATGTCAGTCTGTTGAGCGGCTGGAGTACAGCGAAACAGCTGTGTCTTCGTTTAGATGTGTTATATAGATGCCGGATTATAAATAGGTGTATATAAGCGGCGACGATTGCTAGATGCATCAGTTTTATGGAAGGTGACGTTAAATGTCAGTCAGGCTGGAGAGCATCGTCTTCAAGCTCATGGATATCATATCGTGATCTGGCTCAGTGGACTAAACCAGCCGTGCtgcaaagacagagagagagtccTCAGTGCACAGTGTGTTTATGATTTGTGCTTTCAAAATGATCATTGTTTGAGATTCTGAGTATGGAAGCATAATTCAGCTGATGTCTCTCTATATACTCCGAGAACATGATTGGCTCTCCAGATGTGGTGGCTTTTACCAAAGAAGATGACTTTGGGGACTCGTTCTCAGATCCATGCTCACTTCCAGAGGAGTTTTCAGTGCCTTTGTTTGCTCATGCTGCCAATGCAAATCCCTGGACGAAGACATCCTATGCAAAATTCTCAAAAGATTTCATACTCATCTCTGAATTTTCAGAACAGGTTGGTCCTCAGCCTTTACTCACCATTCCCAATGATCCCAAAGTGTGTGGGACATTTGACCTTAACTACTTCTCACTTCGCATCATGTCTGTGGACTACCAGGCGTCTTTTGTTGGGCATCCTCCTGGCAGTAACTACCCAAGGCTCAATTTTGTGGAGGACTCAAAAGTTGTCCTGGGTGATTCCAAGGAAGGGGCGTTCGCTTACGTCCATCATCTGACACTGTACGACTTGGAGGCCCGTGGATTTGTGCGCCCCTTTTGCATGGCCTACATTTCCGCAGACGAAAGGAAGATCATGCATCAGTTTCAAGAGCTGTCATCCGAGTTTTCCAAGGCTTCCGGATTTCTCAAGTCAGGCAACAGGAAAGCTTTCGCAAATGAACTGGAAAAGAAACTGAAAGACCTAGAGTACACCAGATCAGTGCTGCACAAAGAGGCTGAGCTGCAGAAAATGAACAATGGCTGTTATTCCACACAAGCTATTGAGAAGGCAAATGAATTGGCCAATATGGAGAAGTCCATCTATGAACACAAAGATCTGCTGAGGCAAATAACATCTTATCCTTccagaaaaaagaaagatgtcAATTTTGTACAACGCGAGACAGAGAAACTGGCTGACACGAGTGTATTGGATGAAACACCTAATAGTAATCCTTCTGACATTGCAGATAAAACTGTGGAAACTGAAAACGATATTAGAAAGTCCTCTTATACGCCTCAGCTCATTAAGGGCAAATCTGCGAAGTGCTTTGATAAACGCTTGAAAACGATGGAAGAGCTCTGTGACGCCAGCTTTTTTCACCAAACTCTAGAGCAACTAAACATAATTGAGAAGTCTTTCAGAGGAGATCTGTGCTTTATTTACACTAGCCAGATTGACAGGGCTCTTGTGGGCAAACAGAAAGTTACCAGTTTCCTCTTTGAAGCTGAACGCGAATGGGAGAACGAAGTACCCTTAAAGAACTTCAGTATTTCTTCCAACAATCCAACAGTCCCCATTCTGAACTTAACTGGCGAGCCGCTGAGTCTGGAATCATACACAAGCTGCATAGATATAGATCACATGAAGCCAGGTGTGGAGTCTATTGAAGGGCCTCCTGAGTCCAGTTTATCTGACATTACGCAGGAAACCTCAGAGGCCGCCGACACCGAGACCAAAGGGAGTTTCAGTAGTGACAAGAGCATTGAAGCTTTTGGAGGTGTCAGTCCTTCCAGTCTACAGGCAAATTACTTTGATGGTCTCGAAAGAAAGAGCAAGGTATCCATTGCATCACCATCTGAAAGTGCATCCAGCTCTGTTGCTGTCCCACAAAGGATGACTGATGGGAATCTAGTCCTGATGGATGCAGCCTGCTGTATTGGACAGGAGGGTTTCGTTTTTGAGGAACCTTTACCTGAGCTTGCTCAGGAGTGCTGTGGCGACACAGTGGTGAACCGAGAACCTCTGTCTCTTCTTCAGGGAGACCCTGCCTTACAGATGGACTACATTTTGGAAGAGTCAGCCCTTGCAGAGAGCCCAAACATGGGACTGACTTTTTCTGAACTGAACACTGGCGTTCTTTCGGAGGAGGTGGCGAAAATTAATATCGAAGACGTCTCGGATAGTACAAGCTTTATGAGCGCCTCCACAAGTTCTGACCGTGCTGTATCTCCGTTCACCTACGGCAGTGCGTTGACGCTAAAGCAGAAGAAGAAAGCTGGTCACAACGCTCTTCGATTCATCAGGCAATATCCGTTTGCTCAGCAAGCCATTTTCTGCCTTCTTAGTGGCCGAACGCTTGTTATTTTAGGGGTGGACGAGGGCACGGTGAGGAAGCTAGTCAATGCATTGTTGTTTTTCGTTCCCAATCTCGGAAAGTACGGTGAAACCGTCCAGCCGTGGCTTTCATCGCCATTTCAGCTCACCGACCTGCAGAGATGGAAACTTATTGGGTTGCAGAGGTATGTTGCGTAAAGCTGACCTGTAGTCAATCAATAATTCAGTATCTTAGTTTCAAAAGTGGTCAAAACCAGTGTATTTGTTTTGCTTGCAATGCTTTAAATCAGTAACCAAAAGTGCAGTGTTtcattattttctctctctcttttttttttttttttttcagagctgcCTCCCCAGCTGGATCCAGCATTCTCCACTCTTTGAATCGATACAGCCGTTACATAAGCATTTTGGACTGTGACAGCAAGACCCTCCGGTGTCCACCATACAAAGGAACACTAATAAGCCGTTTGGCAGACCACAGGACTCAGATCAAACGTGGCAGTACCTACTTCCTCCATGTTCAGGGTATGTTGACTCAGCTTACAGCCAGGGCATTCCTTTACACATTCTGCCATCATATTC
This region includes:
- the LOC127951914 gene encoding guanine nucleotide exchange protein smcr8a isoform X1, which produces MIGSPDVVAFTKEDDFGDSFSDPCSLPEEFSVPLFAHAANANPWTKTSYAKFSKDFILISEFSEQVGPQPLLTIPNDPKVCGTFDLNYFSLRIMSVDYQASFVGHPPGSNYPRLNFVEDSKVVLGDSKEGAFAYVHHLTLYDLEARGFVRPFCMAYISADERKIMHQFQELSSEFSKASGFLKSGNRKAFANELEKKLKDLEYTRSVLHKEAELQKMNNGCYSTQAIEKANELANMEKSIYEHKDLLRQITSYPSRKKKDVNFVQRETEKLADTSVLDETPNSNPSDIADKTVETENDIRKSSYTPQLIKGKSAKCFDKRLKTMEELCDASFFHQTLEQLNIIEKSFRGDLCFIYTSQIDRALVGKQKVTSFLFEAEREWENEVPLKNFSISSNNPTVPILNLTGEPLSLESYTSCIDIDHMKPGVESIEGPPESSLSDITQETSEAADTETKGSFSSDKSIEAFGGVSPSSLQANYFDGLERKSKVSIASPSESASSSVAVPQRMTDGNLVLMDAACCIGQEGFVFEEPLPELAQECCGDTVVNREPLSLLQGDPALQMDYILEESALAESPNMGLTFSELNTGVLSEEVAKINIEDVSDSTSFMSASTSSDRAVSPFTYGSALTLKQKKKAGHNALRFIRQYPFAQQAIFCLLSGRTLVILGVDEGTVRKLVNALLFFVPNLGKYGETVQPWLSSPFQLTDLQRWKLIGLQRAASPAGSSILHSLNRYSRYISILDCDSKTLRCPPYKGTLISRLADHRTQIKRGSTYFLHVQGMLTQLTARAFLYTFCHHIHLPMDINDQGSVTSRRTNFLLQLGYTVEESKIVQYLSELIKQHYMQGSSKGGNQSFCFNYTTSYLYKI
- the LOC127951914 gene encoding guanine nucleotide exchange protein smcr8a isoform X2 is translated as MIGSPDVVAFTKEDDFGDSFSDPCSLPEEFSVPLFAHAANANPWTKTSYAKFSKDFILISEFSEQVGPQPLLTIPNDPKVCGTFDLNYFSLRIMSVDYQASFVGHPPGSNYPRLNFVEDSKVVLGDSKEGAFAYVHHLTLYDLEARGFVRPFCMAYISADERKIMHQFQELSSEFSKASGFLKSGNRKAFANELEKKLKDLEYTRSVLHKEAELQKMNNGCYSTQAIEKANELANMEKSIYEHKDLLRQITSYPSRKKKDVNFVQRETEKLADTSVLDETPNSNPSDIADKTVETENDIRKSSYTPQLIKGKSAKCFDKRLKTMEELCDASFFHQTLEQLNIIEKSFRGDLCFIYTSQIDRALVGKQKVTSFLFEAEREWENEVPLKNFSISSNNPTVPILNLTGEPLSLESYTSCIDIDHMKPGVESIEGPPESSLSDITQETSEAADTETKGSFSSDKSIEAFGGVSPSSLQANYFDGLERKSKVSIASPSESASSSVAVPQRMTDGNLVLMDAACCIGQEGFVFEEPLPELAQECCGDTVVNREPLSLLQGDPALQMDYILEESALAESPNMGLTFSELNTGVLSEEVAKINIEDVSDSTSFMSASTSSDRAVSPFTYGSALTLKQKKKAGHNALRFIRQYPFAQQAIFCLLSGRTLVILGVDEGTVRKLVNALLFFVPNLGKYGETVQPWLSSPFQLTDLQRWKLIGLQRAASPAGSSILHSLNRYSRYISILDCDSKTLRCPPYKGTLISRLADHRTQIKRGSTYFLHVQARLHCGGE